A portion of the Candidatus Pristimantibacillus lignocellulolyticus genome contains these proteins:
- a CDS encoding LysR family transcriptional regulator, translating into MELNDLIIFQKVVECGSVSKAAEQLSYVQSNVTARIKVLEKELHTPLFSRHKRGMIINSEGKRLLEYAKEITAKVEEMKRSFQDQDGASGMLKIGIVETVIALPHILSSFNDHYPNVELSLIAGVTDQLIQDVIDMKLDGAFVTGPIRHPSVEQLAVIQEKLVLVSKRDSFTMDQLTTTPFLLYHKGCGYRGRLESWMKVEGIIPRKIMEFGTFGTIIGSVAAGIGVTIIPQSSVTDLVATEVVEEHQLPEPYCDITTIFVWRKDSYITNTLSHFIDEIQQHAYLLDKNYVNNV; encoded by the coding sequence GTGGAACTTAATGACTTAATAATTTTTCAAAAAGTAGTTGAATGTGGCAGTGTAAGTAAAGCGGCAGAGCAATTGAGTTATGTACAATCCAATGTGACAGCTCGGATTAAAGTATTAGAGAAAGAATTGCATACACCACTATTCAGTCGTCACAAACGAGGGATGATTATTAACTCGGAAGGGAAACGTTTATTAGAATATGCGAAAGAGATAACGGCGAAAGTCGAAGAGATGAAACGGAGTTTTCAAGATCAAGATGGAGCTTCAGGTATGTTAAAGATTGGAATTGTAGAGACGGTTATCGCGCTCCCACACATTCTATCATCATTTAATGACCATTATCCTAATGTAGAATTATCGTTAATTGCAGGCGTTACAGATCAACTTATTCAAGATGTAATTGATATGAAGTTGGATGGGGCTTTCGTAACTGGTCCGATTCGTCATCCGAGTGTAGAACAGCTAGCAGTTATTCAAGAAAAACTAGTTCTAGTATCTAAGCGAGACAGTTTCACAATGGATCAACTGACAACAACTCCATTTCTACTTTATCACAAAGGTTGTGGCTATCGTGGACGATTGGAAAGTTGGATGAAGGTCGAAGGAATTATTCCACGTAAAATTATGGAGTTTGGAACGTTCGGGACAATTATTGGAAGTGTCGCTGCAGGTATTGGAGTGACGATTATCCCTCAATCTAGCGTTACCGATCTTGTTGCTACGGAAGTTGTAGAGGAGCATCAATTGCCAGAGCCGTATTGTGATATTACAACGATTTTTGTGTGGCGTAAAGATTCCTATATTACGAATACACTTTCACATTTTATAGATGAAATTCAACAACACGCATATTTATTGGATAAAAATTATGTTAATAATGTGTAA
- a CDS encoding Dabb family protein gives MADHRIIHSVIFTLKHVAGSSEERAFLDDGRSILSSIPTVQQFKVFNQVSPKNDYQFGFSMLFEDKQAYTAYNEHPLHVAFVSERWEKEVSQFLEIDYTEFE, from the coding sequence ATGGCAGATCATCGGATTATTCATTCCGTTATTTTTACTCTTAAACATGTGGCAGGTTCAAGTGAAGAGCGAGCTTTTTTGGATGATGGACGTTCAATTCTAAGTTCTATCCCTACCGTTCAACAGTTTAAAGTGTTTAATCAAGTTAGTCCGAAAAATGACTATCAATTTGGTTTCAGTATGTTGTTCGAGGACAAGCAAGCTTATACAGCATATAATGAACATCCACTTCATGTTGCATTTGTAAGTGAACGCTGGGAGAAGGAAGTTTCTCAGTTTCTAGAGATTGATTATACAGAGTTTGAATAA
- a CDS encoding PTS sugar transporter, whose amino-acid sequence MKVAILGSSGGNLFNLGGRDPEKLLGEILVQCQSAGVEIAAVQFIAAQESMDVAKGKTLASLYSWNTSEQTFVKGQQNNLSTINDQAKDADQAIAKLIRNKAVDGIIIMSGDPEGTNNAAITAAAEFKLPIVGTGGTSMALISSKGANVIATSGTTGTTNRTRAVSFLTSLSKQWNIKYMPVLGHQGNNGQGSSISVWKRINFKGIMQASLPGFIAMAIILALSKIPALSVLSDVFNVIIGALPVLIAVIAAKQVSELDEVSIVAGVIAGILSTKGGIIGGMIGGILAGILVQWLFTKCVQWRFPMTTVNIVAGGVSGLVAGLLMYFLVSPIALQLGEWVKIIINVAIEFNPILAGILAGLLIWPAILAGVYHAAILPIVLLEMETTGNSFLGAVDMVGLVMVSAGITLANIISPRDKGEATVATPGFLINMGFGTFVEAAYPFMFSNKVVFAGAIIASGIGGGLVGLLAIRGTAYVPSFAAPFLSDNPWGFAIAMLVSLLVAFAITIVANKTVKVK is encoded by the coding sequence ATGAAGGTTGCTATATTAGGTAGCAGTGGTGGAAATTTGTTCAATCTAGGTGGTCGTGACCCCGAGAAATTATTAGGTGAAATTTTAGTGCAATGTCAAAGCGCTGGAGTTGAGATTGCTGCAGTTCAATTTATTGCTGCTCAAGAATCAATGGATGTAGCTAAAGGAAAGACATTAGCGTCATTGTATAGCTGGAATACTTCTGAGCAGACATTTGTAAAAGGTCAACAAAATAATCTATCTACTATTAATGACCAAGCGAAAGATGCAGACCAAGCAATTGCAAAGCTTATTCGCAATAAAGCAGTAGATGGCATCATTATTATGAGTGGTGATCCCGAGGGAACAAATAATGCAGCCATTACAGCCGCAGCCGAATTCAAACTGCCGATTGTAGGTACAGGTGGAACGTCTATGGCACTTATCAGTTCCAAAGGAGCTAATGTCATCGCTACATCCGGTACGACAGGTACAACAAACCGTACAAGAGCAGTTTCTTTCTTAACTTCACTAAGTAAACAATGGAATATTAAATATATGCCTGTTCTAGGTCATCAAGGAAATAACGGTCAAGGTTCATCTATAAGTGTGTGGAAAAGAATTAACTTCAAAGGAATAATGCAAGCATCCTTACCAGGATTTATTGCGATGGCTATTATACTTGCCCTAAGTAAAATTCCTGCTCTATCTGTTTTAAGTGATGTGTTTAATGTTATTATTGGCGCCTTGCCTGTATTGATTGCTGTTATTGCAGCGAAACAAGTGTCTGAGCTAGATGAAGTTTCAATTGTAGCGGGTGTTATCGCGGGTATTCTGTCCACTAAAGGCGGTATTATCGGTGGTATGATTGGTGGTATTCTAGCTGGTATTTTGGTGCAATGGCTGTTTACCAAATGCGTTCAGTGGCGCTTCCCGATGACTACAGTAAACATTGTAGCTGGTGGTGTCTCAGGTCTTGTAGCAGGTTTACTTATGTATTTCCTCGTATCTCCGATTGCATTGCAACTTGGAGAATGGGTAAAAATTATTATTAATGTAGCTATTGAATTCAATCCGATATTAGCGGGTATATTAGCAGGGTTGTTAATCTGGCCAGCTATACTAGCTGGTGTATATCACGCAGCAATATTACCGATTGTATTGCTTGAGATGGAAACAACTGGTAATAGTTTCCTTGGAGCTGTAGATATGGTTGGTCTAGTTATGGTTTCTGCTGGTATTACATTAGCTAATATTATTAGTCCGCGTGATAAAGGAGAGGCTACGGTTGCAACACCTGGATTCTTAATTAATATGGGGTTTGGTACATTCGTTGAAGCAGCGTATCCGTTTATGTTCTCTAATAAAGTCGTATTTGCAGGTGCGATTATTGCTTCTGGTATTGGTGGAGGTTTAGTTGGATTGCTCGCCATTCGTGGTACAGCCTACGTTCCATCCTTTGCGGCTCCATTCTTATCTGATAATCCATGGGGCTTTGCTATTGCTATGCTTGTCTCCTTACTAGTAGCTTTTGCGATAACGATTGTTGCGAACAAGACAGTAAAAGTGAAATAA
- a CDS encoding LLM class flavin-dependent oxidoreductase, with protein sequence MELGISTFVECNPDPKTGEVITHAERIRQVVEEIVLADQVGLDVYGVGEHHRQDYAASSPATILAAGAARTKNIRLTSAVTVLSSDDPVRVYQQFATVDAISNGRAEIMAGRGSFIESFPLFGYDLEDYDELFDEKLDLLLHLTKSEIVSWKGKHRSSINAKGIYPRPVQDPLPVWIGSGGNQQSVVRAGYLGLPLVLAIIGGSPYHFAPLVELYKRAATKAGHDISKLPIASHSHGFIADTTELAAEQFFPPAQAVMNILGRERGWSPYTKQTFDHARSIEGALYVGDSQYVAQKIINLRKHVGITRFMIHMPLGTMPHDQVMHGIELFGKEVAPIVREEVSKWEKEQGIQ encoded by the coding sequence ATGGAATTAGGTATATCGACGTTTGTGGAATGTAATCCCGATCCGAAGACGGGGGAGGTTATTACTCATGCAGAGCGTATTCGTCAAGTTGTGGAAGAAATCGTCTTAGCAGATCAAGTTGGACTAGATGTATATGGTGTAGGTGAGCACCATCGTCAAGATTATGCAGCTTCTTCGCCTGCTACAATTCTTGCTGCAGGAGCAGCAAGAACAAAAAATATTCGGCTGACAAGTGCGGTAACTGTATTATCTTCAGATGATCCTGTTCGAGTATATCAACAATTTGCTACTGTTGATGCTATATCTAATGGTCGTGCTGAAATTATGGCAGGCAGAGGCTCGTTTATTGAATCATTTCCACTATTCGGCTATGACCTAGAGGATTATGATGAACTATTTGATGAGAAGTTAGATCTATTACTACATCTTACAAAGTCAGAAATAGTTAGCTGGAAAGGTAAACATCGTTCATCTATCAACGCTAAAGGGATTTACCCACGCCCTGTACAAGATCCACTTCCAGTATGGATAGGTAGTGGCGGTAATCAACAATCAGTTGTTAGGGCTGGTTATCTTGGTTTACCATTGGTATTAGCAATCATCGGTGGAAGTCCATATCACTTCGCTCCACTTGTTGAATTGTATAAGAGGGCAGCTACTAAAGCAGGTCATGATATTAGTAAGCTGCCAATTGCCTCACATTCACATGGCTTTATCGCGGATACGACGGAACTTGCTGCTGAGCAATTCTTCCCACCAGCCCAAGCTGTTATGAACATTTTGGGCCGTGAAAGAGGATGGAGTCCCTATACGAAGCAAACATTTGATCATGCTCGTAGTATTGAAGGTGCGTTATATGTTGGTGATTCACAATATGTTGCGCAGAAGATTATCAACTTACGTAAACATGTAGGGATTACCCGTTTTATGATTCATATGCCATTAGGTACGATGCCACATGATCAAGTGATGCATGGTATTGAGCTATTTGGTAAGGAAGTTGCTCCAATCGTTCGAGAAGAAGTTTCGAAATGGGAGAAAGAACAAGGGATACAATAA
- a CDS encoding methyl-accepting chemotaxis protein, which translates to MLITLLKPFTSLISRMKYGQKFVFISILFLAPIIYLFTTWAVDQQEEIEYLNGEQVGVNQIEEVWPLAIQIQQHRGLVSDYLNGDTELLTNIKVKQAEIEDLTGRIDQRFNKEKYPQSYKQYQSILSQWHKLESTFDQSSAAESYNIHSALVKEVLVAIKLLSDESYLTLDTEIDTYYMMRLLVNELPILIETTGVIRGQGNATLMTGQLSDEAYLQLQLKKAISEDTGNELVNTIGRLKTNHAGKYTNLLDQLENVHTMSENYITLLDKEILEAASFTISNEDYYNQGAAVIEEMNKAYVLLGHNMTDQLQSRIDANVLSRNIALSIMSIIFIFIMLIYLAFYRSVIETVKNLKDRAEAMAKGDFSQNIVLNTKDELREVGEAFNRMQHAMSIVLENNQNIAKTTLGSSTQLAAIAQESSIAMKQVAESVQQVSDGTVRQTRTTSETAKAMNEMAIGVNRIAEAATEVAFVAVRASENALLGDQQLTETVKQMDSIKKSQDLSAGVVRRLEEHSAQISKIIDAIMDIASQTKLLALNANIEAARAGEYGRGFTVVAQEVGKLAEETTTSGKSISQLLGEIRGLVNENVEAMKSMQMETNSGLESVHRSKNTIDRILEDIRIVSGQIQDVSATSEEMSAEMQEVTSSIAEVAHISELNSNEAETMAAAAEEQLASMEQIEYSAKELKQVSAQLQDDLSKFILQSKDK; encoded by the coding sequence ATGCTAATTACATTATTGAAACCATTTACTTCACTTATATCTAGAATGAAGTATGGTCAGAAGTTTGTTTTTATTAGTATTTTATTCCTCGCCCCAATCATTTACTTATTTACAACATGGGCAGTTGATCAGCAGGAGGAAATTGAATACTTGAATGGAGAACAAGTAGGTGTCAATCAGATTGAAGAAGTGTGGCCACTTGCAATACAAATTCAGCAGCATCGAGGATTGGTTAGTGATTACTTAAATGGTGATACTGAGCTCCTTACAAATATTAAGGTAAAGCAGGCGGAAATAGAAGATTTAACGGGCCGTATTGATCAACGATTTAATAAAGAAAAATATCCGCAATCTTACAAGCAATATCAATCTATACTAAGCCAGTGGCATAAGTTAGAGAGTACTTTTGACCAATCTTCTGCGGCTGAAAGTTATAATATTCATTCGGCTTTGGTCAAGGAGGTGTTAGTTGCTATTAAGCTGTTATCTGATGAATCTTATTTGACGCTTGATACTGAGATTGACACATACTATATGATGCGTTTGCTTGTTAACGAGCTTCCTATACTAATAGAAACAACAGGTGTTATAAGAGGACAAGGGAATGCTACATTAATGACTGGCCAATTAAGTGATGAAGCATATTTGCAATTGCAGCTGAAGAAGGCAATTAGTGAGGATACCGGTAATGAGTTAGTGAACACGATCGGGCGTTTGAAAACTAACCACGCTGGAAAGTATACCAACTTACTTGATCAATTAGAAAATGTTCATACGATGTCTGAAAATTATATTACTCTTTTAGACAAAGAAATATTAGAAGCTGCTAGCTTTACAATAAGTAATGAAGATTACTATAACCAAGGTGCTGCTGTAATTGAAGAAATGAATAAAGCTTATGTGTTACTTGGGCATAACATGACAGATCAATTACAATCTAGAATCGACGCTAACGTATTAAGTCGTAATATTGCATTATCGATAATGAGCATCATTTTTATATTTATTATGTTGATATATTTAGCTTTCTATCGGAGTGTAATAGAAACGGTCAAAAATTTGAAAGATCGAGCAGAAGCAATGGCAAAAGGTGATTTCTCACAAAACATTGTGTTAAATACGAAGGATGAACTAAGAGAAGTAGGAGAAGCATTCAATCGTATGCAACATGCTATGAGCATCGTGTTAGAAAATAATCAAAATATAGCTAAAACAACATTGGGCTCTTCGACTCAACTTGCAGCGATTGCTCAGGAAAGCTCCATAGCGATGAAACAGGTGGCAGAATCAGTACAGCAAGTATCAGATGGCACAGTAAGACAGACTCGAACGACTAGTGAGACAGCGAAAGCGATGAATGAAATGGCTATTGGAGTGAATCGGATAGCTGAAGCGGCAACAGAGGTTGCCTTTGTAGCCGTTCGTGCGAGTGAAAATGCGTTGCTAGGTGATCAACAGCTAACAGAAACAGTTAAGCAAATGGACAGTATTAAGAAGTCACAGGATCTAAGCGCAGGGGTCGTTCGTCGCCTAGAAGAACACTCTGCACAAATTAGTAAAATAATTGATGCTATTATGGATATTGCATCACAAACGAAATTACTAGCATTGAATGCCAATATCGAAGCTGCACGTGCGGGTGAGTACGGACGAGGGTTTACAGTAGTAGCACAGGAAGTAGGGAAATTAGCGGAAGAAACAACGACATCTGGAAAGTCAATATCCCAGTTGCTAGGTGAAATTCGCGGCTTAGTGAATGAAAATGTTGAAGCAATGAAGTCGATGCAAATGGAGACAAATAGTGGATTAGAATCCGTCCATCGTTCGAAAAATACGATTGATCGAATATTAGAAGATATTAGAATTGTTAGTGGTCAAATCCAAGATGTTTCTGCCACATCAGAAGAAATGTCAGCTGAAATGCAAGAAGTTACCTCTTCAATTGCTGAAGTGGCACACATTTCCGAACTTAATTCTAATGAAGCAGAAACTATGGCTGCAGCAGCCGAAGAGCAGCTGGCATCTATGGAACAAATTGAGTATTCAGCGAAAGAATTGAAGCAAGTCTCCGCTCAATTACAAGATGATCTAAGCAAGTTTATTCTTCAATCCAAAGATAAGTAG